A genomic window from Glycine soja cultivar W05 chromosome 10, ASM419377v2, whole genome shotgun sequence includes:
- the LOC114370078 gene encoding probably inactive leucine-rich repeat receptor-like protein kinase IMK2 has translation MEFSVLPLLYSLVFLLSNPTWVCGNGELRALMDMKASLDPESLYLPSWSINGDPCDGSFEGVACNEKGQVANISLQGKGLFGKLSAAIAGLKHLTGLYLHYNSLYGEIPREIANLTELVDLYLNVNNLSGEIPRKIASMENLQVLQLCYNQLTGSIPTQLGALEKLRVVALQSNNLTGAIPANLGELGMLVRLDLSSNNLFGSIPTSLADAPSLKVLDVHNNTLSGNVPPALKRLDDGFLYEYNLGLCGVGFSSLKACNASDHVNPSRPEPYGAATRDIPETANVKLPCRGAQCLNSSKSNQSTSITVSIFVVMIALCAIGVLTFTIYRRRKQKLGDSFHISDSHLSTDEAIGAYRKNGSPLVSLEYSTGWDPLADSRNFNGYSQEMFQSLRFNLEEVESATQYFSELNLLGKNSFSATYRGVLRDGSVVAVKSISKTSCKSDEGEFMKGLHMLTSLRSDNVVRLRGFCCSRGRGECFLIYDFVPNGNLSRFLDVKEGDGEVLEWSTRVSIVKGIAKGMAYLHAYKANKPVLVHQNISADKVLIDQRYNPLLADSGLYKLLTNDIVFSALKGSAAKGYLAPEYATTGRFSETSDVYAFGVMLFQILSGKHEITSSIRLAAESSKFQEFMDPNLHGRYFEYEAAKLAKIALLCSHESPFERPSMEGIVQELGNCSSCF, from the exons ATGGAGTTTTCAGTACTACCACTTTTGTATTCTCTTGTGTTTCTTCTCTCAAACCCAACATGGGTGTGTGGGAATGGAGAGTTGAGAGCACTGATGGATATGAAGGCCAGTTTGGACCCAGAGAGCCTCTATCTACCCTCTTGGAGTATCAATGGTGACCCATGTGATGGATCTTTTGAAGGAGTAGCATGCAATGAGAAGGGTCAGGTGGCAAACATTTCTCTGCAGGGAAAGGGTCTCTTTGGGAAGCTTTCAGCAGCCATTGCTGGCCTAAAGCACTTGACTGGACTCTACTTGCATTATAACTCTTTGTATGGAGAGATACCAAGAGAGATTGCAAACTTGACTGAGCTTGTTGATTTGTATTTGAATGTGAATAATCTGTCCGGGGAAATCCCTCGTAAGATCGCCAGCATGGAGAACTTGCAAG TTTTGCAGCTTTGTTATAATCAGTTGACAGGAAGCATTCCTACACAGCTTGGTGCTTTGGAAAAGCTGAGAGTTGTTGCTTTGCAGTCTAACAATTTAACTGGTGCCATCCCTGCTAATCTAGGTGAATTGGGTATGCTGGTGAGGCTAGATTTGAGCTCTAATAATCTCTTTGGTTCCATTCCCACTAGCCTAGCTGATGCTCCTTCACTGAAGGTTTTGGATGTTCACAACAATACCCTTTCTGGGAATGTACCTCCTG CTCTTAAGAGACTAGATGATGGATTTCTGTATGAATACAATCTGGGGTTATGTGGAGTTGGGTTTTCATCCCTGAAAGCTTGCAATGCTTCGGATCATGTTAATCCTAGCAGACCTGAACCTTATGGAGCAGCCACAAGAGATATCCCAGAAACTGCTAATGTGAAGTTACCTTGCAGGGGAGCTCAGTGCCTTAATTCATCAAAATCCAATCAATCCACATCAATTACAGTTAGCATATTTGTGGTTATGATTGCACTGTGTGCAATTGGTGTTTTGACATTCACAATATATCGTCGAAGAAAACAAAAGCTTGGAGATTCTTTTCATATCAGTGACAGTCATCTAAGCACTGATGAAGCCATTGGTGCATATAGGAAAAATGGATCTCCTTTGGTCAGTCTTGAGTACTCTACTGGATGGGACCCTTTGGCTGATAGTAGGAATTTCAATGGCTATAGTCAAGAGATGTTCCAGAGtttgaggttcaacttggaggAAGTGGAGTCAGCTACTCAGTATTTCTCAGAGTTGAATCTGTTGGGTAAGAATAGCTTTAGTGCAACTTATAGAGGAGTTTTAAGAGATGGATCTGTTGTTGCTGTGAAGAGCATCAGCAAAACTAGTTGCAAGTCGGATGAAGGCGAGTTTATGAAGGGATTGCACATGTTGACCTCACTGAGGAGTGATAATGTAGTGAGGTTGAGAGGATTTTGTTGTTCAAGGGGACGAGGCGAATGCTTtctgatttatgattttgttcCTAATGGAAACCTTTCACGCTTCCTTGATGTTAAGGAAGGAGATGGAGAAGTCCTTGAATGGTCAACTAGAGTTTCTATTGTGAAAGGGATTGCTAAAG GTATGGCATATTTGCATGCATACAAAGCAAACAAGCCCGTTTTGGTTCACCAAAACATCTCAGCTGACAAAGTTCTCATTGATCAACGGTACAATCCATTGCTAGCAGATTCTGGCCTGTACAAGCTTCTCACTAACGATATTGTCTTCTCTGCACTCAAGGGAAGTGCAGCAAAGGGTTACTTGGCGCCTGAATACGCCACAACTGGCCGCTTTTCTGAGACAAGCGATGTTTATGCTTTTGGGGTGATGCTTTTCCAGATCCTTTCAGGGAAGCACGAGATTACTAGCTCAATAAGACTTGCTGCAGAGTCCTCCAAGTTCCAAGAATTTATGGACCCAAATCTCCATGGAAGATACTTCGAATATGAAGCAGCTAAACTGGCAAAGATAGCTTTGCTTTGCTCCCATGAGTCTCCTTTTGAGAGGCCATCCATGGAAGGCATTGTTCAAGAACTGGGGAATTGTAGTAGCTGTTTCTGA
- the LOC114370892 gene encoding uncharacterized protein LOC114370892 has translation MACWSAENATKAYLSTLKMGQKCKEPDVAEFISALAAGNNAQLMVVACGGAADSTTLALVAAANQTGGKVICIVPSHEELRASKISMGRMASHQVQFMVGEAQEVLLEHYDQAADFVLIDCNLENHEEILRAVQEGRKQNGTVVVGYNAFSCRKSCLACGSKTQLLPIGGGLLVTRFGVSETSPKYGNRIMGKVKSRWVVKVDKCTGEEHVFRVRFPQRKVVQA, from the exons ATGGCTTGCTGGTCTGCAGAAAATGCCACAAAGGCCTACCTCAGCACTTTGAAAATG GGTCAAAAGTGCAAAGAGCCAGATGTAGCAGAGTTTATATCAGCACTAGCTGCAGGAAACAATGCACAACTTATGGTTGTGGCATGTGGTGGTGCAGCTGACTCCACCACACTAGCATTGGTTGCTGCTGCTAACCAAACTGGTGGCAAAGTCATTTGTATTGTCCCTAGCCATGAAGAGCTAAGAGCTTCCAAAATTTCCATGGGAAGAATGGCTTCTCATCAAGTTCAATTCATGGTTGGAGAAGCTCAAGAAGTGCTTTTAGAGCACTATGATCAGGCAGCAGATTTTGTGCTCATTGACTGCAACCTTGAGAACCATGAAGAGATCCTTAGAGCAGTTCAAGAGGGTAGGAAGCAAAATGGGACAGTGGTTGTAGGGTACAATGCATTTAGCTGCAGAAAGTCTTGTTTGGCATGTGGTTCAAAAACTCAGCTTCTGCCTATAGGAGGAGGTTTACTTGTGACAAGATTTGGAGTGAGTGAAACAAGTCCAAAATATGGAAACAGAATTATGGGAAAAGTCAAAAGCCGTTGGGTTGTAAAGGTAGATAAATGCACAGGCGAGGAACATGTGTTCAGGGTCAGATTTCCTCAAAGGAAAGTGGTCCAAGCTTAA
- the LOC114372069 gene encoding uncharacterized protein LOC114372069, whose amino-acid sequence MASTVASAMASTSAAEPDPDAAARKRYEGLLTVRTRAIKGKGAWYWAHLEPMLLNNAVKLKCSLCDSLFSASNPSRTASEHLKRGACPNFNHSSLPSPSPISTVLSHSHSNNGRKRTSTSTSNSPNQDHSVQHLVLSGGKDDLCALAVFEDSVKKLKSPRNLSHVAPPELTKDQVNSAVELLADWFYESCGSVPLSALEHPKFQSFLTQLGLPVTLLRREIYGSRLDDRFGLAKAESETRMRDAMFFQVGCDGWKGEDGVVKFIVNLPNGTSVFNKVVFGGGGGVVSSKYAEEILWELVSGVCGSDVQRCVGVVADRFKGKALRNLEVQNHWMVNVACQVQGFMGLIKDFSIGLPLFSVVTENCLKVANFINTESQVRSSFLRYRMQELECAGLVRVPSPKCHVLKDFAASVFPMLEDILSCAAVIQMVVLEDTFKVACMEDPLAREVAGIVQSEGFWNELEAVYSLVKLIRGVVQDIGAERPLIGRCLPLWEEVRTKVVKEWCVKYSVAEAPVVEILEKRFRKNYHPAWSAAFILDPLYLVKDASGKYLPPFNCLTREQEKDVDKLLTRLASREEAHVVLMELMKWRSEGLDPLYAQAVQMKQRDPVTGKMKVANPLSSRLVWETCLSEFKSLGKLAVRLIFLHGTSSGFKSNCSFIRKISANKHSRVSLERALKVVYIAAHAKLERRDFSNEEEKEAELLAREGSDDGMLAEVFADAPLL is encoded by the coding sequence ATGGCTTCCACAGTCGCTTCCGCGATGGCTTCCACCTCCGCCGCCGAGCCCGACCCCGATGCGGCGGCGAGGAAGCGCTACGAGGGCCTTCTCACAGTTCGCACGCGTGCCATCAAAGGCAAAGGCGCGTGGTACTGGGCCCACCTCGAGCCCATGCTGCTGAACAACGCCGTCAAGCTCAAATGCTCCCTCTGCGACTCTCTCTTCTCCGCTTCCAACCCTTCCCGAACCGCTTCCGAGCATCTCAAGCGTGGCGCGTGCCCCAATTTCAACCACTCTTCGTTGCCTTCACCTTCTCCTATTTCCACTGTCCTCTCTCATTCCCATTCCAACAACGGCAGAAAGAGAACCTCCACCTCAACCTCAAACTCTCCGAACCAGGACCACTCTGTTCAGCATTTGGTGTTGTCTGGTGGAAAAGATGATTTGTGTGCTCTCGCTGTTTTCGAGGACAGTGTCAAGAAGCTCAAGAGTCCTAGGAACTTGTCGCATGTTGCTCCTCCTGAGTTGACCAAGGACCAGGTTAACTCTGCTGTTGAATTGCTGGCAGATTGGTTCTACGAGTCTTGTGGCTCTGTGCCTCTCTCTGCTCTTGAACACCCAAAGTTTCAATCTTTTCTCACCCAGCTGGGTTTGCCGGTGACTCTGTTAAGACGAGAGATATATGGGTCTAGGCTCGATGATAGGTTCGGATTGGCCAAGGCTGAGTCCGAAACTAGAATGAGAGACGCTATGTTTTTTCAAGTGGGGTGTGATGGTTGGAAGGGGGAGGATGGTGTGGTGAAGTTTATAGTGAATCTTCCCAATGGTACTAGCGTGTTCAACAAGGTGGTgtttggtggtggtggaggagtgGTGTCTTCTAAGTATGCTGAGGAGATTTTGTGGGAGTTGGTGAGTGGCGTTTGTGGGAGTGATGTGCAGAGGTGTGTGGGGGTAGTTGCAGACAGGTTTAAGGGGAAGGCGTTGAGGAACTTGGAGGTTCAGAACCATTGGATGGTGAATGTTGCTTGTCAGGTTCAGGGGTTCATGGGTTTGATCAAAGATTTCAGCATCGGTCTACCACTTTTCAGTGTTGTCACTGAGAATTGTCTCAAGGTTGCTAATTTCATCAACACTGAGTCTCAGGTTAGGAGTAGTTTCCTCAGGTACAGGATGCAGGAGCTGGAATGTGCTGGGCTGGTACGAGTTCCGTCTCCGAAATGTCATGTGTTGAAGGACTTTGCAGCATCTGTGTTTCCAATGCTGGAGGACATCCTGAGCTGTGCTGCAGTGATCCAAATGGTGGTGTTGGAGGACACGTTTAAGGTGGCGTGTATGGAGGATCCACTGGCCAGAGAGGTTGCTGGAATTGTTCAGAGTGAGGGGTTTTGGAATGAACTGGAGGCGGTTTATTCGCTGGTGAAGCTAATCAGAGGAGTGGTTCAGGACATTGGGGCGGAGAGGCCATTGATTGGTCGGTGCTTGCCTCTTTGGGAGGAGGTTAGAACCAAGGTGGTGAAGGAGTGGTGTGTTAAGTACAGTGTTGCGGAAGCACCTGTGGTGGAAATACTTGAGAAACGGTTCAGGAAGAATTATCACCCTGCATGGTCTGCTGCATTCATACTTGATCCACTTTACTTGGTTAAAGATGCAAGTGGAAAGTACCTTCCTCCGTTCAATTGCTTAACTCGTGAACAAGAGAAAGATGTAGATAAGTTATTGACAAGGCTGGCTTCGCGAGAAGAAGCTCATGTTGTGTTGATGGAGCTCATGAAGTGGAGATCAGAAGGGCTTGACCCACTTTATGCACAGGCTGTGCAGATGAAACAACGAGACCCGGTTACCGGGAAGATGAAGGTTGCAAATCCACTCAGCAGTAGACTTGTTTGGGAAACTTGCCTCAGCGAGTTTAAATCCCTTGGGAAGCTTGCAGTGAGGCTCATTTTTCTGCATGGAACCTCAAGTGGATTTAAGAGTAATTGTTCTTTCATCAGGAAGATTTCTGCAAATAAGCACTCCAGAGTTTCCTTGGAAAGAGCTCTGAAAGTGGTGTATATTGCAGCTCATGCCAAGCTTGAAAGACGAGACTTTTCCAATGAGGAAGAGAAGGAAGCAGAACTGCTTGCCAGGGAAGGTAGTGATGATGGTATGCTGGCTGAGGTCTTTGCTGATGCACCCCTGCTGTAA